A single window of Granulicella sibirica DNA harbors:
- the purU gene encoding formyltetrahydrofolate deformylase — translation MTKPWILLLHCPDRKGLVAAIAQFLFERGGNILHAAQHQDNDLNLFFMRVEFALDDASERASLREQFGALAQRYGMEWELSNQEQLPKVAIFVSQYLHCLNDLLFRHHAGELQCEISLLISNHEDARPLADFYKIPFHHVPVTKETKLQAEERQTTLLRENGVELVVLARYMQVLSPGFCAAYPRRIINVHHSFLPAFTGAKPYHAAFARGVKLIGSSSHYVTEVLDEGPIIEQDVMRISHDDQLGDLIQKGRDLERLVLSRAVRWHLERRILSYANKTVIFN, via the coding sequence ATGACAAAGCCGTGGATCCTTCTTCTCCATTGTCCTGATCGTAAGGGACTCGTTGCCGCCATCGCGCAGTTCCTCTTCGAGCGTGGTGGGAATATCCTGCATGCGGCGCAGCACCAGGACAACGACCTCAATCTCTTTTTCATGCGGGTTGAGTTTGCCCTGGATGATGCATCGGAGCGTGCGAGTCTTCGAGAGCAGTTTGGCGCTTTGGCTCAGAGATACGGGATGGAGTGGGAGCTGTCGAATCAGGAGCAGCTTCCGAAGGTGGCGATCTTCGTCTCGCAGTATCTGCACTGCCTGAACGATCTTCTCTTTCGTCATCATGCGGGAGAGCTGCAGTGCGAGATATCGCTGCTGATCAGCAACCACGAGGATGCTCGGCCACTGGCGGATTTCTACAAGATTCCTTTTCACCACGTTCCTGTCACGAAAGAGACGAAGCTTCAGGCGGAGGAGAGGCAGACCACGCTTCTGCGGGAGAACGGCGTCGAGCTTGTGGTGCTTGCGCGGTATATGCAGGTTCTTTCGCCGGGATTCTGCGCGGCGTATCCGAGGCGAATCATCAACGTTCACCATTCGTTCCTGCCGGCGTTTACAGGCGCGAAGCCGTACCATGCAGCCTTTGCGCGTGGGGTGAAGCTGATCGGCTCGAGCAGCCATTATGTGACGGAGGTTCTGGATGAGGGTCCAATCATCGAGCAGGATGTGATGCGGATCTCGCATGACGATCAGCTTGGAGACCTGATTCAGAAGGGACGGGACCTCGAGAGGCTTGTGCTGTCGAGGGCAGTGCGATGGCACCTTGAGAGAAGGATTCTCTCGTATGCGAATAAGACGGTGATCTTCAACTAG
- a CDS encoding RNA-binding S4 domain-containing protein, whose translation MGSVRIDKWLWAARFFKTRALASDACELGRVESNCTRAKASRDVRVGDMLLIRNEGGEFQVEVLIAGELRGPAAVAQTFYRETEESREARAKAALERKMMLEAGGITEGRPSKKDRRDIGKLRGRTIRF comes from the coding sequence ATGGGATCGGTGCGGATCGATAAGTGGCTTTGGGCGGCGCGGTTCTTCAAGACGCGGGCGCTGGCTTCGGATGCCTGTGAACTGGGCCGGGTGGAGAGCAATTGCACCCGGGCGAAGGCCTCGCGGGATGTGCGGGTTGGGGATATGCTCTTGATCCGAAATGAGGGTGGGGAGTTTCAGGTGGAGGTGCTGATCGCCGGCGAGTTGAGGGGGCCTGCGGCGGTGGCGCAGACGTTCTATCGGGAGACGGAGGAGAGCCGGGAGGCGCGTGCCAAGGCGGCGCTTGAACGGAAGATGATGCTTGAGGCGGGCGGGATAACGGAGGGGCGGCCTTCGAAGAAGGATCGGCGGGATATTGGGAAGCTGCGCGGGCGGACTATCCGGTTCTAG
- a CDS encoding putative quinol monooxygenase — protein sequence MPSTSTAFVVIAELQVPIEHREEFLKICQFDSEHSVADEPGCRQFDVLIQPESPETIVLYEVYDDRAAFDTHLTMPHFAPFAEGLERLNIPKPNVRFFTRNNP from the coding sequence TTGCCATCCACAAGCACAGCATTCGTAGTAATCGCCGAGTTGCAGGTTCCGATCGAACATCGCGAAGAATTCCTGAAAATATGCCAGTTCGACAGCGAGCATTCCGTAGCCGACGAACCCGGATGCCGCCAGTTCGACGTCCTCATCCAGCCGGAATCACCGGAGACGATCGTCCTCTACGAGGTCTATGACGATCGCGCCGCCTTCGACACGCACCTGACCATGCCTCACTTCGCCCCCTTCGCGGAGGGCCTCGAACGCCTTAATATTCCAAAACCCAACGTACGCTTCTTCACCCGCAACAACCCATAA
- a CDS encoding prephenate dehydrogenase: MIERVVIVGTGLIGSSIGLALRAAGFSGLISGVDLSEEELRQALAMGAIGEALEGEERVLEAVTAADVIMLAVPVLGILDWMQRLAPLLGPGQLVTDVGSTKGSIAELAGRLYNGDGQARFLPGHPMAGKESGGAALAEARLLNGATWLFTALPGAASELEVEWQDWVRRFGCRVVEMEAGRHDVVCAWVSHLPQYVSTAMAALLEDEFREAPEVAGEFLAIGGRALREMTRLGASPYSMWRDVAMTNTDAVAATLLALEQRLAHLRENLRTPELRDEFARANAFRKR, encoded by the coding sequence TTGATTGAGCGGGTTGTCATCGTCGGAACGGGGCTGATCGGATCATCGATCGGCCTCGCTTTGCGTGCGGCGGGATTTTCCGGGTTGATCTCCGGGGTGGATCTGAGCGAAGAGGAGCTTCGGCAGGCGCTTGCGATGGGGGCGATTGGTGAGGCGCTGGAGGGGGAGGAGCGGGTTCTCGAGGCGGTGACGGCAGCGGATGTGATCATGCTTGCGGTGCCGGTGCTGGGGATCCTGGACTGGATGCAGAGACTGGCTCCGTTGCTTGGGCCGGGCCAGCTTGTGACGGATGTGGGGAGTACCAAGGGCTCGATTGCTGAGCTTGCTGGGCGGCTCTATAACGGCGACGGACAGGCGCGGTTTTTGCCAGGGCATCCGATGGCGGGGAAGGAGTCGGGTGGAGCGGCGCTGGCGGAGGCGCGGCTGCTTAATGGGGCGACGTGGCTGTTTACGGCCTTACCGGGGGCGGCTTCAGAGCTCGAGGTGGAGTGGCAGGATTGGGTGCGGCGGTTTGGGTGCCGGGTGGTGGAGATGGAGGCGGGGCGGCACGATGTTGTTTGCGCTTGGGTCAGCCACCTGCCGCAGTATGTTTCGACCGCGATGGCGGCGCTACTGGAGGATGAGTTCCGCGAGGCCCCGGAGGTTGCTGGAGAGTTTCTTGCGATCGGAGGGCGAGCGCTTCGGGAGATGACGCGGCTTGGGGCTAGTCCCTACTCGATGTGGCGAGATGTGGCGATGACGAATACGGACGCGGTCGCGGCTACATTGCTCGCACTGGAGCAGAGACTCGCGCATCTTCGGGAGAACCTGCGGACGCCGGAGTTAAGAGATGAGTTTGCGCGGGCGAACGCGTTTCGGAAGCGGTAG
- the aroF gene encoding 3-deoxy-7-phosphoheptulonate synthase, whose amino-acid sequence MIVAMQDQATEEHIHAVIERMVELGFDVHRTTGANQTILAGVGTPGHFDVAEFKVLSGVFDAYRISSPYKLAGRSFRPEGTKITFPNGVVVGGENVTIMAGPCSVESKEQILLSAQQVAKAGAQFLRGGAFKPRSSPYSFQGMGLEGLKLLRDVSNETGLLVITEVMEISQIELMLPYIDCFQVGARNMQNFNLLRELGYVRKPVLLKRGIAATIEEVLLSAEYILSGGNYDLMLCERGIRTFETYTRNTMDISAIPVLKKLTHLPVFGDPSHGVGKRDLVPPMALASIAAGADGLLMEMHPNPDKAMSDGAQSLFPEQLEKLMEQMRMLAPVVGRTVA is encoded by the coding sequence ATGATCGTAGCGATGCAGGACCAGGCAACGGAAGAGCATATTCACGCGGTGATTGAGCGGATGGTCGAACTCGGGTTCGATGTCCACCGGACGACCGGGGCGAACCAGACGATTCTGGCGGGTGTGGGGACGCCGGGGCACTTCGATGTGGCGGAGTTCAAGGTGCTGAGCGGGGTATTCGACGCCTACCGGATCTCTTCGCCGTACAAGCTGGCGGGGCGGAGCTTTCGGCCGGAGGGGACGAAGATTACTTTTCCCAATGGCGTTGTCGTTGGCGGCGAGAATGTGACGATCATGGCGGGGCCTTGCTCGGTGGAGTCGAAGGAGCAGATCCTGCTGAGCGCGCAGCAGGTGGCGAAGGCGGGGGCGCAGTTCCTCCGGGGTGGGGCGTTCAAGCCGCGCAGCTCGCCGTACTCGTTCCAGGGAATGGGGCTTGAGGGGTTGAAGCTGCTGCGGGATGTGTCGAACGAGACCGGCCTGCTGGTGATCACCGAGGTGATGGAGATCTCGCAGATCGAGTTGATGCTTCCTTACATCGACTGCTTCCAAGTTGGTGCGCGCAATATGCAGAACTTCAACCTGCTGCGGGAGCTTGGGTATGTGCGGAAGCCTGTCCTGCTGAAGCGTGGGATCGCGGCGACGATTGAAGAGGTTCTGCTGTCGGCGGAGTACATTCTTTCGGGCGGCAACTACGACCTGATGCTGTGCGAGCGCGGGATTCGGACGTTCGAGACGTACACGCGCAACACGATGGATATCTCGGCGATCCCGGTGCTGAAGAAGCTGACGCATCTTCCGGTGTTCGGCGATCCGTCGCATGGGGTTGGGAAGAGGGACCTGGTTCCGCCGATGGCGCTGGCTTCGATTGCTGCTGGCGCGGATGGGCTGCTGATGGAGATGCACCCGAATCCGGATAAGGCGATGTCGGATGGAGCGCAGAGCCTGTTTCCGGAGCAGCTTGAGAAGCTGATGGAGCAGATGAGGATGCTGGCGCCGGTGGTTGGGCGTACGGTGGCTTAG